A window of Streptomyces gilvosporeus contains these coding sequences:
- a CDS encoding GNAT family N-acetyltransferase, translating into MDQDRVLAIFDRDLRQGIRADGPGARVDRVGGVVRHVGANADGWNGVVWSDLDDGTADVAIAEQVEYFASLGHGFEWKLYGYDRPADLSGRLRAAGFVPEPEETVMVADIEELPTSVELPEGVRLLPVTDAAGVELAVAAQERAFGEARPYHRQLLLGQLATGMPPAVVAMAGEVPVSAARMELHPATSFASLWGGGTVPEWRGRGVYRALVAFRTRIAAEHGYRYLQVDASDRSRPILRRLGFVPLAVTTPYVLTLE; encoded by the coding sequence ATGGATCAAGACAGGGTGCTGGCGATCTTCGATCGTGATCTGCGGCAGGGTATCCGGGCCGATGGGCCCGGAGCCCGGGTCGACCGGGTGGGCGGCGTGGTACGTCATGTGGGCGCGAACGCCGACGGCTGGAACGGGGTGGTTTGGTCGGACCTGGACGACGGCACGGCGGACGTCGCGATCGCGGAACAGGTGGAGTACTTCGCCTCGCTCGGGCACGGATTCGAGTGGAAGCTGTACGGGTATGACCGGCCGGCCGACCTGTCCGGTCGGCTGCGGGCGGCGGGTTTTGTACCCGAGCCCGAGGAAACGGTGATGGTCGCCGACATCGAAGAGCTGCCCACGAGCGTGGAGCTGCCGGAGGGTGTCCGTCTGCTCCCGGTGACTGATGCTGCCGGGGTCGAGCTTGCGGTGGCCGCTCAGGAGCGGGCGTTCGGCGAGGCGCGGCCTTACCACCGGCAGCTTCTGCTCGGTCAGCTGGCCACGGGTATGCCGCCCGCGGTCGTCGCCATGGCCGGTGAGGTGCCGGTGAGCGCGGCGCGGATGGAGCTGCACCCGGCGACGTCCTTCGCGAGCCTGTGGGGCGGGGGCACCGTGCCGGAGTGGCGCGGCCGTGGCGTCTACCGGGCCCTGGTCGCCTTCCGCACGCGCATTGCCGCCGAACACGGCTACCGCTACCTCCAGGTCGACGCATCCGACCGGAGCCGTCCGATCCTGCGGCGGCTCGGGTTCGTACCACTTGCCGTCACCACCCCGTACGTGCTCACCCTCGAATGA
- a CDS encoding sulfite exporter TauE/SafE family protein, which translates to MTSGWAADLLLGGIVLSGASVQWLTGMGFALVSVPALVLVLGPAEGVVLANCAAGAISLAGLAGGWRRVRLSAMVPLVVASACTVPAGSWVAACLPEPVLLMVMGGLVSAAVLLVMRGARVPALRGVRGALAAGAAGGFMNSAAGVGGPPVSLYALNAGWTVRDFVPNAQFYGVVVNVFSVAANGVPHFRAPIWVLVIVAMAAGAAIGNALAKRVPERRARLLVLGLALAGGLTTVAKGVHGL; encoded by the coding sequence ATGACGAGCGGTTGGGCAGCCGATCTCTTGCTGGGCGGCATCGTCTTGTCGGGCGCGTCGGTGCAGTGGCTCACGGGTATGGGGTTCGCGCTCGTCTCAGTTCCTGCACTGGTGCTGGTTCTTGGCCCGGCCGAGGGGGTGGTGCTGGCCAACTGTGCTGCCGGTGCCATCAGTTTGGCGGGGCTTGCCGGAGGCTGGCGCAGGGTGCGGCTGAGTGCGATGGTTCCCCTGGTCGTCGCGTCCGCATGCACGGTCCCTGCCGGCTCATGGGTGGCCGCTTGTCTGCCCGAGCCCGTGTTGTTGATGGTGATGGGCGGTCTGGTGAGCGCGGCCGTGCTGCTGGTGATGCGGGGCGCCCGGGTGCCGGCTCTGCGTGGAGTCCGCGGCGCACTGGCTGCCGGGGCAGCGGGTGGATTCATGAACTCTGCGGCCGGGGTGGGCGGGCCGCCGGTGTCTCTGTACGCCCTGAACGCGGGCTGGACGGTTCGGGATTTCGTACCGAACGCGCAGTTCTACGGGGTGGTGGTGAACGTATTCTCCGTTGCGGCCAACGGCGTTCCGCACTTCCGCGCTCCGATCTGGGTCCTGGTCATCGTCGCGATGGCGGCCGGTGCGGCGATCGGGAACGCGCTCGCGAAGCGCGTGCCGGAGCGACGGGCTCGGCTGCTGGTGCTGGGGCTCGCACTGGCTGGCGGTCTGACCACGGTGGCAAAAGGAGTGCACGGACTGTGA
- the putP gene encoding sodium/proline symporter PutP, whose translation MTSLIVPVMIIFGIFLLAMVTAGIWTYQDDLTFSDFALGGRRLSAPVAALSAGASDMSGWLFLGLPGAVYAGGIGATWIAVGLVIGTYLNWRLIAPRLRTYTELAGDAKTLSAYLEERFEDGSRMLRLVSATVTVVFFTVYVASGLLAGGVLFEGIFGGGFEFALTVFAVVIVVYTVLGGFRAVSVTHSVQAALMFCAAVALPTIGIGLLGGFGALHGVLVHKTPSLLDMGAKAGFDGSRWGSGEPLTAVTVISLLAWGLGYFGQPHILVRFMSIRSTCEIPAARRIGVGWVAAVLAGASLVGLVGIAALDHPLDKPETVFIALCAQLVNPWVAGVLLVGVLAAIKSTTDSQLLVSAMALTEDFYRAFVKRQASDASMVLAARVAVVAVAMVAYVIALSGGAVLDIVAYAWAGFGAAFGPVILLSLYWPRVTRAGAMAGIVTGAVTVVMWKHIDPLLGPLRSGVYEMVPGVLAATAAALLFGRFVGRPPLRRWSGSMEKRGPSRVRTG comes from the coding sequence GTGACATCCCTGATCGTACCGGTCATGATCATATTCGGGATATTCCTGCTCGCCATGGTGACTGCGGGTATCTGGACCTACCAGGATGATTTGACGTTCTCCGACTTTGCTCTGGGCGGGCGCCGACTCAGCGCACCGGTGGCGGCCTTGTCCGCAGGGGCCAGCGATATGTCCGGGTGGCTGTTCCTGGGGCTGCCCGGGGCCGTCTATGCAGGCGGGATCGGCGCCACGTGGATTGCTGTCGGCCTGGTCATCGGCACGTACCTCAACTGGCGTCTGATCGCCCCGCGTTTGCGTACGTACACCGAGCTGGCAGGTGACGCCAAGACGCTGTCGGCGTATCTGGAGGAGCGGTTCGAGGACGGCAGCAGGATGTTGCGTCTGGTCTCGGCGACCGTCACCGTCGTGTTCTTCACCGTCTACGTTGCCAGCGGCCTCCTGGCCGGGGGCGTGCTGTTCGAGGGGATCTTCGGAGGCGGTTTCGAGTTCGCGCTCACGGTCTTCGCCGTGGTGATCGTCGTCTACACGGTCCTGGGCGGTTTCCGTGCCGTGAGTGTGACGCACTCGGTGCAGGCTGCGCTGATGTTCTGCGCCGCCGTGGCTCTCCCGACGATCGGCATCGGGCTGCTGGGCGGCTTCGGCGCGCTGCACGGTGTGCTCGTCCACAAGACCCCGTCCCTGTTGGACATGGGCGCAAAGGCCGGCTTCGACGGCAGCCGGTGGGGCTCTGGTGAGCCGCTCACCGCCGTGACGGTGATCTCCCTGCTCGCGTGGGGGCTGGGCTATTTCGGCCAGCCGCACATTCTGGTCCGCTTCATGAGCATCCGCAGCACGTGCGAGATCCCCGCGGCCCGCCGTATCGGTGTGGGCTGGGTGGCTGCCGTGTTGGCAGGCGCTTCGCTCGTTGGACTGGTGGGGATCGCCGCGCTCGACCATCCGCTGGACAAACCGGAGACCGTATTCATCGCGCTCTGCGCCCAGTTGGTCAATCCGTGGGTCGCCGGAGTCCTCCTGGTCGGCGTGCTGGCTGCGATCAAGTCCACGACGGACAGCCAGTTGTTGGTCTCGGCGATGGCCCTCACCGAAGACTTCTACCGTGCGTTCGTCAAACGGCAAGCCTCGGACGCGTCGATGGTGCTGGCGGCTCGCGTGGCGGTGGTGGCCGTCGCGATGGTCGCGTATGTCATCGCGCTCAGCGGCGGCGCCGTACTCGACATCGTCGCGTATGCCTGGGCGGGCTTCGGTGCCGCCTTCGGTCCGGTGATTCTGCTGTCGCTGTACTGGCCACGCGTGACGCGGGCCGGGGCCATGGCCGGCATCGTGACAGGGGCCGTCACCGTCGTCATGTGGAAGCACATCGACCCGCTCCTCGGGCCGCTTCGGTCGGGCGTCTACGAGATGGTGCCGGGCGTGCTCGCAGCCACAGCGGCGGCGCTGCTCTTCGGAAGGTTCGTCGGCCGACCCCCGTTGCGCCGCTGGTCGGGCTCAATGGAGAAGAGGGGCCCTTCCCGAGTGCGCACCGGCTGA